In Oryza sativa Japonica Group chromosome 2, ASM3414082v1, the following are encoded in one genomic region:
- the LOC107276815 gene encoding LOW QUALITY PROTEIN: protein FAR1-RELATED SEQUENCE 5 (The sequence of the model RefSeq protein was modified relative to this genomic sequence to represent the inferred CDS: substituted 2 bases at 2 genomic stop codons) encodes MDERGVGDEPVLMGEVQQVGESNPTLSEASQRTGFTFNSVGHHAMGESSNCNLEGHNVVFRSDREKSEQVTQSNIKATNQNAPCEQVPKVGMTFQSEDDAYNFYNSYARRVGFSVRKCHVNYRADGTLSSKYMVCSNEGHKNSNPTHQPKKXRACTKTDCKARVQFFISXEGIWKLQKIELAHNYPFVSPDKSHMLRSQRRMSNADEHIISMMQQAGVKLAEIFDFFQRWLGGDENVPFLQMDCNNFIGRERKKYLETQDAQTLLEYLDNKQAEDPSFFYSVQLDKEDGRICNFFWTDGQAIADYACFGDVLSIDTTFQTNKSEMPFTPIIGANHHRQTIIFGAALLFDESADSFVWLFRNFLKAMSGKQPETIFTDQCAAMAKAIMIVFLNSSHCLCLWHIYQNAAKHLSHVISNNPNFLHDFKRCVYEERSVAHFNFNWQKLISDYHLEDNSWIQNLYDLREKWATIQKVVTVDHSKDETRVTFNSVDMNISCSCRKYTCLGILCKHVLRIFNHNSIIVLPPQYILSRWTKYAKRGIFTCKRKGQSDSLASQSTYLCRKMISVTLKCGVSNEVLQHLDHGFDKLTIEVENLLSKVNLDENEAPQCFLECTEEVAKERISIRAPPHKKGPLQKRSRSLLDRGKKTTNKGEETTQPSNINIAGASQPTVQEPLDSNIVMPFGDISRMFVPPIRGEFTNLLFQAHHETTAAASASWRLEFENQDPNSSTSYD; translated from the exons ATGGACGAACGCGGCGTGGGAGATGAACCGGTGCTCATGGGTGAGGTGCAGCAAGTGGGTGAATCAAACCCCACACTCAGCGAAGCCAGCCAAA GAACCGGTTTTACGTTCAACTCTGTTGGTCATCATGCTATGGGTGAAAGCTCAAATTGCAATCTTGAGGGTCATAATGTAGTGTTCAGATCAGATCGTGAGAAATCTGAACAAGTTACTCAATCAAATATAAAG GCTACCAATCAGAATGCTCCTTGCGAGCAAGTGCCGAAGGTTGGCATGACCTTTCAATCTGAGGATGATGCATACAATTTCTACAATTCATATGCTAGAAGAGTGGGATTTAGTGTACGAAAGTGCCACGTTAACTACAGAGCAGATGGCACTTTATCATCCAAGTACATGGTTTGCAGTAATGAAGGTCACAAGAACAGTAATCCAACACACCAGCCAAAGAAATAACGTGCTTGTACAAAAACAGATTGCAAGGCTCGTGTTCAGTTCTTTATTTCCTAGGAAGGTATTTGGAAGCTGCAGAAAATCGAATTGGCACACAATTACCCTTTTGTAAGTCCTGACAAGTCACACATGCTTAGATCACAACGGCGTATGTCAAATGCCGATGAGCATATAATTAGCATGATGCAACAAGCAGGAGTTAAGCTAGCTGagatatttgatttttttcaacGGTGGTTAGGTGGAGATGAAAATGTGCCATTCTTACAAATGGATTGCAATAACTTTATTGGTCGAGAGCGCAAAAAGTATTTAGAAACACAAGATGCACAAACATTATTGGAGTACTTGGATAACAAACAAGCAGAAGACCCttctttcttttattctgtGCAGTTGGACAAAGAGGATGGTCGAATTTGTAATTTCTTCTGGACAGATGGTCAGGCCATTGCAGATTATGCTTGTTTTGGGGATGTTCTCTCCATTGACACAACATTTCAAACAAACAAGTCTGAAATGCCATTTACTCCTATTATTGGAGCAAATCATCATAGGCAAACTATTATTTTTGGAGCTGCATTATTATTCGATGAAAGTGCTGATTCATTTGTTTGGCTATTTAGAAACTTTTTGAAGGCAATGTCGGGGAAGCAACCTGAAACAATTTTCACAGATCAGTGTGCTGCAATGGCAAAGGCGATTATGATTGTATTCCTAAACTCAAGTCACTGTCTTTGCCTATGGCATATATACCAAAATGCTGCAAAGCATCTAAGCCATGTAATCTCCAATAATCCTAATTTTCTTCATGACTTTAAAAGATGTGTGTATGAAGAAAGGTCAGTGGCACACTTTAACTTCAATTGGCAAAAGTTGATATCTGATTACCACCTTGAAGACAATTCTTGGATACAGAACTTGTATGATTTGCGTGAGAAGTGGGCCACAATACAGAAGGTAGTAACTGTGGATCACAGTAAGGACGAAACAAGAGTCACCTttaattcagttgatatgaatATATCATGTTCTTGCAGGAAGTATACCTGTCTTG GTATTTTATGCAAGCATGTACTACGGATCTTCAACCACAACAGTATTATTGTTTTACCTCCTCAGTATATATTGAGTAGATGGACAAAATATGCAAAAAGAGGAATCTTTACATGCAAGAGAAAAGGCCAAAGCGACAGCTTAGCATCACAAAGTACATATCTTTGCCGAAAAATGATATCTGTTACACTAAAATGTGGAGTTTCCAATGAAGTCCTCCAACACTTGGATCATGGTTTTGATAAACTGACCATAGAAGTAGAAAATTTACTAAGCAAGGTCAATCTAGATGAAAATGAAGCTCCACAATGTTTTCTTGAGTGCACAGAAGAAGTTGCAAAAGAGCGCATATCAATTAGAGCTCCTCCTCACAAAAAAGGTCCATTGCAAAAAAGATCTAGAAGTTTGCTTGACAGAGGAAAgaaaacaacaaacaaag GAGAAGAAACCACACAGccatcaaacataaatatagCTGGAGCTTCGCAGCCAACT GTTCAGGAACCACTTGACTCAAATATTGTGATGCCATTTGGTGACATTTCGAGGATGTTCGTTCCGCCAATTCGAGGAGAATTCACAAATCTATTATTTCAAGCTCATCATGAAACTACTGCAGCAGCATCAGCTTCTTGGCGTTTAGAGTTTGAAAATCAAGACCCCAATTCATCGACATCTTATGACTGA